From Alligator mississippiensis isolate rAllMis1 chromosome 1, rAllMis1, whole genome shotgun sequence:
CTCAATCCTCTGCCGCCTCTTACAAGCAGGTACACAGCAGAGGGAGTGAAGTGGCTAGGATCTATAAGGCTTGGGCAAGTTCACAGTCTGGGAAGACTTTCTGGAGAAAGATGCCCCAGCTCCTTAACAACTCGCCAGTTTTATATGCATCTTCCAATCagccaccttaaaaaaaaaagtcatcacaGTCTGATTGCAGTTGGACTGTTACTTGCTATTTTGGTCAGTAAGCAAGGACCAGAACACCCTTGTTTTCCTAGCTGCAAAGGATTTAGAAATagtttggaataaaaaaaaaaaaaaaaagtgctgcttCAGGTTACTAGCCCTGCTGGAACTATAGAGCATCAAAATAAATTATGTTAGGCATGAAGGACAGACTAATGGATGTGAAGGCTAAACAAGTTGAAACATCTATTTATCTTCCTCTCAGTCCTAGCTGAAAAGTATACTATttgtaaaaatggaaaaaaagaaaataaattagaaatCTGTGTACACTTTATTGTCTATATTGGCCTCTCTCAACTATACAGGCACAAGACAGACATACTCAATGATTTATGTtccagtataacctcataaatccagcatgctcAGGACTGAGCActtgccagaaatttgaaaatgcccTATTTTTTAGACTGGCGCAGcagctggacccagagcagcggCCACAGTGGAGCAGCGGCGCAGGGTGGTGAATGGTAGTGGCaactgccacatgcaagcttccccttcTGCATCCAAGAGGACTGGGGGGAAGTGGTGGCCGGTCCCGGAGTGGCGAGGGGAAGTGCCGGATTTTTGATACTGCCAgattatgaggttatactgtataacCTTGCATTCAACCTCTTGCCAGAGAAAACTCTGATGTGCTCTAGAACCCTCCAAGTCAAGGACCACAATGATAAGGAAAGTGGAAAAACCAGTGCAACACTTGTATTTATTGCACCTGTGAAGGATTAAAGACAAGAAACTAAAAGCAATCTACTTGAAACAGACAGGGAATAGGAGTAGGCGAAATACTATAACTCCTCTGGAGTGGTGGGAGATTTGACTTCTCTTCGTTTGCTCAGCTCAAAGCTTGATGCCCTCAAGGAGGCACAGCCCAGTTGTTCCTTGTGGATGGCTTAAATAGCAAGCTAGCCAGACACTTATTTGTATCCACTATACCAATGTCAGGTTGGTGCTGTTTTACAGGAAATGCAGATTGCAAATAATCTGGTGGAATTTGCCCGAAGGGAGACTatgtgacttgctcaaggtcacacaggatgTCAATGATAGGGCAGAGAACTGAACCTGAGTTTTCTAAGTTTCAGACCATGACCTTTATCACCGAGccatccttccttcccctgcttagATATGAACAAGTTGTTAAGGAAGCAGTTCTATAAACATTCATCTTCCTTTTTGCTAAAAATGGGCCAGCATATTACCTGCCAGGAACTCATGGCATATCAAACACCTCCAAGAGACAGCAGTAGATACCAACCTCTGTAAGTCGAATCAGTGACTCCAGTTGCCTTGTAGTGATTGGTGTGCTGTCTAGCCCTTGGTTCTGCTTCCGGAGTTCAATGTAGAATTCCTGGAGGACTTGCGCAGCTTCTGGGGATAACTTTGGGTGGACATACTGCCGGGCATATCCAACATACTTCCTCAACAGCTGGTGTGGAATGGCATCAAAGTTTTCTCCTGGCAAGACCTGATCAATTACAAGCAGTGCCCTTGCACTCAATGATTACAGTTGCAATACAGCACCATGCAGTAATATTTTTAGATAAAAATCATACTTCCTGTACTTGAAatagaataaacatttaaaaagaagcagaaatGGGACTAAGTGCTTTAGCATATTTCCTAACCAGTCCTTCATCTATGAACTTTTAGAATTAAAGCTGGGTGGTATATCATAAATATTGCCTTGGTTACTTTCAAAGGAAACAGCAAACATTTCTAGCTTGCAATGCAGAAAAATGAAAGGGCAAATGTGATTTGGCAAAATCACGAGTCCCATTCTCAAAAAGACTGAAAAATGAAGGAGAATGATACAGAAACTATATAGCCTAGAAATATACTAAATTAATGTGGCATTTAAGATTATGATGTGGAAAATATGATTTTACAACAAAAAAGAGTCACAAGTAGGAGCCCTGCTTTGCTTGCTGCAGTATAAACATATTGTTCCTTCCCTTGAGACCCCAATACTGCAGAGAGTTCCCTCTAGGTGGGTTTCTGTGACTGAGCCACAAAGGGACAGAGGTCTATCCTGCATGGTGAATCCAAGTGACAGACAAGGATATGGAGATAAAAGGAAAGACCAAATACATGGGAAAGTGGTGGAACTGTTTCTTCAGTTAGGGGAGAAAGTGGAATTGAAATGGGGCAGGTGAACATACAAACAAGAAGGGATGGAAGggggaaataaagagaaaaaaaatggaggactCACTAGCTGGAATGGCAAGAAAGAAGAAGGTGGGGAGAAGTTTAATGATAGCATTAGCAAGTAAAAGGAAGAAGCACCATCCCCCGCAGAGCAGAAAcatataaaacatttaaaaactggacATATATGACAACCTCCTTGATATAACTTGCCACCACCTAACCTGCTGGAGTTATTAGGGCAACAAATAACAGGAACTCTATGAATTGGGTCCTTTTGCTAAACCTTCCAAAATGCCCTAGGCTAGAGTTGGTTCTCTATTTGGAATATAGAAGATGGCTGCTGAAAGATTCAGCACCCCCAAGCTGCCTGCATTAGTTCCAGTGGGAGATGGAGGATGGGGAGCTAAGAAACAAAATCTGAAGAGAACATCCCACCTTTAACCTTTCTAGTAGTGGTTTATCTGAAACTTCTTCAAGGACAGAGGTATTAGGATCCTGAATGTTGGTGCGAGTCATTACAGCACTGCTACATACTCCTTGTTTTCCCGCTCGCATTGCCATTACATGTTCAGAAAGCAAATGGTCATAAGCTTCATTTGGGGTGTCCAGCAAGATAAATACCAAGTCAAATCTGGACAATAAGGCACTCCCCATTCTACAAGACAAAAACAACAGACAAAGTGAAAATCTACAGCATCTTTATCCTATTGCCCTGCTTCTCAAGAAGGATTTAAGACATAAAAATTTACCCAGTGTAGTAAAGTCACAGTAAAACAGCAGTTTCTCTCTCAAATGATCAAGAATAAatattgtaataaaaaaaaaaaaaaaaaaaatcacattcatcTTTCAGGaaaccgggggggaggggtgtagaAATCAACAGACTGAATTAGGTATCTTGCAGCAACCCTAGTAACTGCAAGGTACCTaattaacattttgaaaaaagtGCTTACTTTAAGTTCTCAGATACTGTTTTGGCCTTGTTATAGTGCCCCCCAACTGGGTTTGCTGCAGCAATAATAGACGTCCTAGCTGGCAAACTGCATACAATGCCAGCCTTGGCCAGACTGATACTTTGCTGTTCCATTGCTTCCAACAAAGCTTGATGCTGGCTTCCCATCTTGTCAAATTCATCTATTCCACAAATACCTGGAAATGTAATACAGGATAAATCAGAAAGCAATCAGATCACTGGCCAGGTGCATACTATTGATACTATACTACACCACAAGCCAAATCCAAACTCTAATGGCTGCAGAGGGTGTTAAAGCTCACATTCTCCTAAGCTTAGCTTCTTTTCCAGGTTGTCTCTGGTACACTGATGATCAACATGCAAGTCTGGAATGGGCAAATATTACAGAGAAGGATGTAACTGGTCATGCTCAGAGCAACCTTGTGAGCAATACATTTGTTTCTGTTTGCTGCCAACCTGCACTCCAGAATCCAATAATTTTAAGAAAAATTaggttaacttaaaaaaaaaaaaaaaaaatggagtgccTAAATTCACTGAGAACCTAGTAGCTTCCATTACAGTCAAGGGACATTCAGTGACTGAAAACCCAGCTCTTTTTTTAGACCTCTAAATAACGATAGCATATGGATTTTAAGAGCTTTCCTTTAAACAGCTAATCTTCTGAGAATGACACTTAAACTCCAAAGGAATCAATTCTATAGAGGCTAGTGGAGAACATCATGAATTTTAAGTCTCACCAAAGGAAGCCTCCCTGGAGGAGACCAGCAGAGCATGAGGATCAACATTTTAAATAGCTGTATGAAATCTTTTAAGATGTGTTTTATACTTGAAAATATTaactttgaaaataaattaattaaagagAATTAGCTTGAAATTGGAAGCGAAGGACAGCATCATTGTAAACCCTTAGATTTAATATCACaaaattcagattttaaaaagtaaatttaagGGGAGACAAAAACACACCAATTTGAATCAGAAGTAAAATATTGTGCAAAAATGGTACCCACAGCCCTTAGCATATTACCTTGATCTCCAAGTACTAGAGCACCAGCTTCCAAAGCAAAATCTCCAGAGGCACCATCTCTAGATAGAGTTACAGTCAGGCCAGAGCTGGTGGTGGTATTACCACAAACATATACACCACGCGGAGCAATATTGCACACTGCCTGAAGAAAACAAACACAGATTTTTAATGTTAATTTTGTTTAATGTGATTCAATAACTCAAGCTATTCTGGAAAAAATAGCCCAGGTCTGATGTTTTTACTACTCCACTTCACAAGGCAACAATGCAAAAATTATTAACTTTGTTTAACCCTACGTGTCTTCTTATAAGCATGCCTGTTGAATCATCATGCCAAAAATACTTGGATTTTGCAACATGTAGAAAGCACTGGAAAAAAGTGAAATGGATGATTCCCTATCCTAAAAACTTTTACTTTGCTATTTATTTTCTAACGAAAGCACTTCAGACATAAGATGATGTTAAGTGCatatgtgcatacacatacacatctcGGGTTGTtaatcactgaaatgcagccatgtaACACAGGGACTGCCAGACTGGATCAGACACAAGTTCCATCTAGTCCTGTACCCTGTTTCCTGACAGTGGCTTACACCAGCTATTTCACAGAAAGGTATAACACTGGCTGCAGTAGGCAGATCTGAGATAATCTACAGCCCAGATTAAATCTCCTCCTGGTCTCCAGTAGTTAGAGAGTGGCTTAAATCCTAAAGCACGAAGATCTCAACAGGAGTTAAATAcaaaaagtggggaaaaatgcATCAAAATTAAACTTGGGAGACAATTtatacaggcaggcagacacaacATAGTAGCTTCTGATAAACATGGTTTCTCTTTCCCAGTGGACTGTTAATTACTTTTCTTTCATGTCACTATCAGAAGTGAATCAAAGATTATATCAGAACAGTATTTGTTCAGCGCTACAAAAGGCACTGACTACAACGCACTGTCTCCTACAgagctttgtttttttcttagcaGCTTTGCCATAGTGCCCTGGATGAACCTTGCACTACTACAaagtattataattattatactacaaagtattattttcttttcataaatGGCACCTAAGTGTTTactacagaaaataaaacaagtcTTACATTGCTTGTGACctagttttctttgataaaaaataaaaaattcacaaattctctgaccaaaaaaaaaaaaaaaaaaaaaaaaaaaaatgcatattctcTGATAACTCCCCtcaaatccgtgattaaaataaaaggcccctcactcctcccccccaccccacaacccctccagccctgctgatgcccctcattccccacccccataactcccccagccttgctggtgcccctcacttccccccctttctgccccaggcctgctgatgacatatacatacacatggctTCCCCTGTCTGACCACTCTCCTCCCACTCTCTTCCAcctccttgcaagctggaactctgcaaaACCCATGGGTTTCTCTCTTAAGATGAGAAATCCATGCTTTCCTTAAgtaaaaagggaaaatctgcattttcctctgttttcccatgggaaacagaaaacccagatccctgcttgtGACTGCATTCCCACTTAGGGTAAATCAGGAATACATTGTTTAAATATTTGTATGCAAGAGATTTGTACATAAAGCCCTGAACTTGGCTCAAATATTCTAAATCAGAATCATAGCTGTGCCAATATCAAAAAGAAACTGAttcaaaaactttttaaaaacagaaaacaaagaacCTGCATGTTTACAGATTACTACAAAAAGCACTCCATCCAGCTGTGCTAAAAAGGAGCGTGTGTAATTGTACTGGTCAAGATGTGGCTTGGAAATTATTCTTCGTACAATAAGTACATGTGTAAAAAGATGTTCCGAGAATGCTTCTAGAGAGAAGGACAAAGGAAGAGTGAAGCAAAGAGATTAAGATATATTGATGTATTCCTTCATATTGTCTCTCCTTTACAAATAGTTCCTTTTTTCTAATTCTATCAACCACATCTTCAAATTTTAAGAAGATTCAtggtttatatatatttttggtgtCTCCACCAATGAATtgtcttcctcctgctctttgCTATAATCATTCATCTATCGCTTACAAGAGATTTATTCCAGATAGTAAACAGGGTTCTTAAGTTTTGGCAGGTATGTTAACGTAAGTGCACATTATTGTTCACATAGAAAATTACCACCTTTTCTTGGCACCAATACTGAAAAACACTGCTTTCCATCTTAATAAACGTGACACCCTGTTAGTGGTATCTTACAATATCATAAAGCTAGCTcagtaattcatttttaaaaatacccacaCCAGCACTTTTTCAAACTAATTTCTCCTATATTGCCAGTTGAGGCAATATGTCATTAGAAGCTCTGTCTTTCAAAAGAAGTCTGATATTATCTTGTTGTCACAGTCTGAGCAAAAAGAAAGTGAGCTTTATTAATAGTATAGGATTTTGCTATTCCATTGTACTGTCAAAGTAGCTCAAAATTCATTTTCCAAGTATTCTCAGAATGCAACACATTTTGTAAATTATAATCCCCTATCCTCAGTATGGGGAAGATGAGGCAATTGAGATGGAGAATATTTGCATTCCCTACAAAGTCACTGAGGACTGTGTACCTAATTGCTGTTTGTGATTTTGAAGATTTCCCACAAGGTCATAAAAAGCCCATCCCTGAAACTAAAATAATATCCAAGGTTTCAATTCCCATTTCTTTATCCCATTCACAAGACTATCTTTGCCTTCACTTGCTGTATATAAAGCATGACATAGAAAATTTAGTCAGGTACATTATGTCAAGTGTAATGTTCATATGCCCATTTTTTGTTCACTTCTAGATGCCATTGGGAAAAGTGAAAACAACAGAAGATTGACTAAAAGGCATACGTTAACATTTAAAGCAGTCTCCTTCTTACAGTTAATCCTCTCGAGGCCACACAAAAAAGGGAGGTACCAGAGTCCTAGTAACCCCAGAGAACAGATATCTCCCCTGCACAATTAAGAATCTGGGAGAGATGGTGTGGGGATTGTGATCCCAACTAAGTCCAAAGTAATCCTTCAGCCCCAGGGCAGCATTCTGCTCTCTGGCTGCTTCTGCAGTGGACCACAGAGTTGCACATACAAAGAAACACTCAATGCAAGGGGTTAGAGACAAAACAACAAGCATGCATCCGCTCTCCATCATGATAAATTAACCCATACTTGCAACATCTGACTCTTTCCCAGTCCTGGATCGCCAACAACCAGAACATGTGGGTCTCCTCGCACTGGAATTCTGTTTTTGTCATCAACATATTTTTGGCATCCTCCAAACAATGCCAGCACCAAACCTGCCTTTACAATCTAGAATGGTAAATACAGACACTAGTCAGAATTAGGCAACAGTAACCATTGGTAATAACTGCTTCCCAGAGTTAGCTGTGTTCAACTGTACCATGAAGAAGGGAAAGATTGTATCGtgcaagaaaaggttgaaaagGAGTGAGAGCTCCCACCCTTGCACCATTCCCTACCTAGGTTCTTTTCTGTGATTTCTGTTTGTGAACTGACATGGAAAAAGGAACAGTGAATCCAAACATTAGCTggcagctgggatgggatgggggagaaggtattagtttttttccacattgctaagctttaaaaaagaaaaaaaaaaaaaatcatcccttGAGAGTTCACTGTAACCAAGTTGTAAATAAGTCtgaaatcagaatgaaaagcTGAACTGTAAAAATTACTTACTTCATGGCCATATATAGTAGGACAAAGCGAGCTGAAAAACCCAAGACATTAAAATGTGATTAATACAGATCTCATATTACCACTACAGAATCATTTACTCTGTCTAAATTATAAAACAGGTACAGAAGTTCATTTTTTCATATTAAATCACATCAAAACCAAAGACTTCTTAGAAATACAGTATCAAACTCCTTGAACTTTTTGGACAGCCAATTCCGCTTATCATTAAGTGACCTGTACTCACTTCAGCctgtacacacacaaaaaaagaactAGTTACACAATAGTTGCTCTATCCTCTCTTATCTTTGCAGCATAACTACTTGTAATCAGCATAAGCCTCCTGTTCAACTGTGCTGCCATTTGAAGTGGTCATGGATTCCACAGAGCTTAGCTGTAGTGTCCTGGAATCCTCCAGGACTACCTTCTGGCCCTGCATTATCTGCTTCATACCCACTGTTTTAGTCTCACATCTCAATTCCTCCAGTACTGCTGGGGTGCCACAGGCAGACTACAGAACATAACAGAACGGTGCACAACACAAGCTGCAAGTAGAATAGCttcacacattaaaaaaaaaataataatgcaaaaaacaaaaaattttgGGGACTGAAAAAAGAAGTGATTGAGAAGAAAAAACATCAGAGAGATATGTGTAAGCACAAGTACATATACTGCCCTGCTGAAGGATACACACAGTTGGGGCGAAAATTCAACAAATGGTTACAACTGCAAATATCTGCTTAACTAACCTCATCTCCTACCCAGGCATCATGCTTACATTAACCCACAAGGAAATACTTCATTAAGAGATGTGACCAATACTAACTGCTTAAGTCAGTCAAGAAGCCAAATAGATAATACACcagatttgaaagacaaaagctGCAATGGTAAGGTCTACACTGCTAAAACTAAGAAACAACTTACTTGACAATCAGCTTGAACAGATTTTCCTCAGCTTGAATCTCTCGAACAGCATAAAGATCTTTTAGTGAAAATTCCAGGAATGCTCTGTGATCAGTCTCATCTtcaaattttttaattttttgtcctTTACTGTTGCTGACAGAATTTGCCTCAATGTACAACAAGAACATACACTTATCGTTCTTATTTCTAGAGGCTCCTATTAAATGACAAAGACAGTCAAAAGTAGGAAGGCAATTAATTTAGTTCAGAAATGTTAAAAACCACATGCTCAAACTgctaaacattttaattaataataTGAGCTAAAGTCCAATCACAGTTCCTAAATGCAGAACAATGTAGTTCTAGGACGATATACTGCTAATTGTATTTGTACAACTTATTTTTTCAAAGCCTGATACAAAGCCAGAAAAAGCTTCTAATGACACAGTGAGCTTCctttacttttaaaatgctgGTTCATCTTCTTACAGTTAGACACAGAGTCAGGGACTCTCTGGATAGGGACTTATCTGAAATATGTgatcaattttattttaaattacattttattttaaaataattaattaattatttagaAACACAAAATGACACTGTTAAAAAACCCTGATATTATATGAGGCTTTAAAACTGCTAGCTTAGCCTGAATAGATGCATACTACATTTTACTCCTAAAATACTTGTTAAAGTTGTATAGTAAGGAAGATGAGAAAAATGCTGTTAAAAAGAATGAAACACTATCTACCTCCATAACAGAAGAATTACTGAACTATTATAACAACACCTTCAAAAACTGATAGGTCATCAGAATTCTTTGTACACACTTCATTACAGATCACCAGAGAACTTCAAAAGAGAGGATCCAAAAGGTTTACCCAAGCACAGAAGTGAGTCATTAAGGAGATTGCACAGTTATAAGTGTAcccataacatttattttaaccCTGATAACAATCTGCTTGAAATGAAAGATGAAAACTGTCAAAAAGCTAATCTCAAAGAGACCATTTTAGACACAAACCTGGCAAGCAGGCCTTGATCTCAATGCCTTGTTTCCTTTAGCAGGGTATAGCAGACTTTTCAAGCCAAATGACTTACTGAAACATCAGAAGCCTATTGTGGGAATTCAGACCTCAACACAGAGGGCTACTGCACTGCAGATTGTATACGAGCCAGTGTAGATTGGACCAAGAGGTACACAGCTGCTCTTACAATTAACttaattttttcctttctccttttcacTACTAGGGCACCTACCTGTTCAACAATTTCCCCTTGTACACTTTGTAAATTTCTAAGCAGTGAATAGATGTGCTTTGAGAGATCAAATCAATGACCAATTAATGAAACTATCCTTTTTAATTGCATGCAAGATATACATGAGGTTAAGGGGAAAAAACTCCCAAGCAAATGAAAGTTTAAACCGCATGTGCTGTACCTTCTTCAGAGTTTGACACCTTGACAATTCCTGTAATTGTGACTATATCTCCTGGAACACAACTGTCCACAAGATCCTGAACCAGCTCACATTCTATGGTGCGAGGAATTCGACCCGCTTCTCGCTGATCATCAGACATGAGTTCCTGAACCCTAAAATATAAAGAATTGCACCAGTCTGTAACATTTCCATTTAAACTCTTCTACCAAAAGTCCTCAAAAAATATGCTTCAAAACAGTACTTCTGATGTCATAAGACAGGAGATAATAGTAACAGACTGATAATCCTGAAAATAATGATGTAAAATAGAAAAGTCTCCACCTTTCAAAGTCAGAAAACTCCAAAAATGTTGAGTGCTTGCAGGACCAGGGTTTTAATATACAGTTCACTTTTTCTTAAACATATGCTCCAAACAGCATTTCCAAAGAGTCACAACTTTATTAATGCTATATAACTGTCAACTCTAATATCACCTTACTACTCAGTGAAATCTAATCACATAACAGCTTACATATAAAAACTCTCTTTCCCTGTCCTCAGCTCACCGAACATAATACATACAGGGATACTGGCAAGagcagatctaagattttgaaaagcagggtgcagatggtgtggtacctcatgatatatattttttttcccctcaaacaacatatttttctccacttaagaagaaatgagaagctttactaataagttAGGGGTCCAGggttatattattcagtttaagacttaAGGAAAAATAATCAGAACTTTAATGGAATGTACAGTAATTTGCTATATTATGTAGAAAATACAACacacaataaaagatattatttcCTTCGTCCTGTAGCCATTCAATGTAAATCTCTTTTTTCAGATTTATAACTCAAATTCTAGCCTCCTTGAACATCCTGATAATATATTCCATGCTTCACTGAAAGATATGTCTGCATCTGAGTTAGTTTCCACACTTGAGTT
This genomic window contains:
- the MCM8 gene encoding DNA helicase MCM8; this encodes MSSESRGRGYGRGRGFQSWRGGGGWRGRGQKGDWKGNAGKAESAQPRLIQSTLDPVTPYKGWKLYFSEAYDDSSPFVQKIRAFQKFFTSRIELYDKDEIERKGSILVDYKELIEDKDLIELIPDISNELRDMPQKILDCMGLAIHQVLTKDLERHAAELQKQEGLPINEEPIISVPHINARVYNYDPLTRLKNVRANCYGKYVALRGTVVRVSNIKPLCTKMAFICSTCLGVQSLSLPDGKYTLPTKCPIPECRGRSFTADRSSSLTITVDWQSIKVQELMSDDQREAGRIPRTIECELVQDLVDSCVPGDIVTITGIVKVSNSEEGASRNKNDKCMFLLYIEANSVSNSKGQKIKKFEDETDHRAFLEFSLKDLYAVREIQAEENLFKLIVNSLCPTIYGHEIVKAGLVLALFGGCQKYVDDKNRIPVRGDPHVLVVGDPGLGKSQMLQAVCNIAPRGVYVCGNTTTSSGLTVTLSRDGASGDFALEAGALVLGDQGICGIDEFDKMGSQHQALLEAMEQQSISLAKAGIVCSLPARTSIIAAANPVGGHYNKAKTVSENLKMGSALLSRFDLVFILLDTPNEAYDHLLSEHVMAMRAGKQGVCSSAVMTRTNIQDPNTSVLEEVSDKPLLERLKVLPGENFDAIPHQLLRKYVGYARQYVHPKLSPEAAQVLQEFYIELRKQNQGLDSTPITTRQLESLIRLTEARSRLELREKSSKEDAEDVVEIMKYSMLGTYTDEFGKLDFERSQHGSGMSNRSQAKKFVSALSNIAERTYNNIFEFQQLWQIAKELQIKVSDFASFIGSLNDQGYLLKKGPRVYQLQTL